The Chaetodon auriga isolate fChaAug3 chromosome 3, fChaAug3.hap1, whole genome shotgun sequence genome has a window encoding:
- the plaat1 gene encoding phospholipase A and acyltransferase 1, with product MDKQQQNSTMASNDPDLPDPCADPQPGDLIEIFRPAYQHWALYLGDGYIINLTPVDESPAAAMSSVKSVFSRKAVVRMQLLKEVVGSDSYRVNNKYDHNHTPLPVCEIIQRAQVLIGQEVSYDLLGSNCEHFVTLLRYGEGVSEQATRAIGAISLVTAAASAFSVLGLINTRSRNRPF from the exons taaacaacaacaaaactctACT atggcCTCTAATGACCCTGACCTTCCTGACCCCTGTGCTGACCCCCAGCCTGGTGACCTCATTGAGATCTTCAGACCGGCCTATCAGCACTGGGCTCTCTACCTGGGAGATGGTTACATCATCAACTTAACTCCTGTTG ATGAGAGCCCAGCAGCCGCCATGTCCAGTGTGAAGTCCGTCTTCAGCCGGAAGGCCGTGGTGCGCATGCAGCTACTGAAGGAGGTGGTGGGAAGCGACTCGTACCGCGTCAACAACAAGTATGACCACAACCACACACCCCTGCCCGTCTGTGAGATCATCCAGAGAGCGCAAGTCCTCATTGGCCAGGAGGTGTCCTATGACCTGCTGGGGAGCAACTGCGAGCACTTTGTTACCCTTCTGCGCTACGGGGAGGGGGTGTCCGAGCAG GCTACACGGGCCATTGGGGCCATCAGTTTGGTGACGGCAGCAGCCAGTGCCTTCTCTGTCCTGGGGCTGATCAACACGCGTTCCAGAAACAGGCCCTTCTGA